The Malus sylvestris chromosome 3, drMalSylv7.2, whole genome shotgun sequence genomic sequence AATGATAAATTCGTCAATCTAAAGTTTACAGTTACGATTATATTTACTCTATAATTGCGTTTTTATTAAGCATAAATTCATACTATACTTATTTGGTAATTGCCTGCTACACCTACAGGTCTTTAAAACTAGTTAAAACTATGACCAACCATAGAAAACAATTAAACACATATAGAGTAAAGTCCTCGCTTTAGTAAAGCTAGCTGGAGCTGCGTTCTCTCACATTAGATCAAAGTTAGAATCACTTTTCGTAATAGTTATTTTGAGGATTGGCCATGAATAAACCTTTGGTCCGACAAATTGTTAGGAATAGGAAACCTAACACTTCGATTTCCTTGATGGAACATCCGACTCCAAGTTACAAGAAGTAAACTAAAGCCAATTCCAATTGTAACATCAAAATATGCCTATGAATTTCGAGCAACCTGATGACTGGATGTGTCCTCCCTCCATGATTGTGGGGTTTTAGGTAGAATTAATTAGTGCTTTCCTTTATATTAGTTTCTTATTCATGCTTCCAAATTAATTACCGTCTCTCTCCGGTGCCTTGTCGTGGTTGTAGTTGATAGGTGGGTTTGGGATACAGCGGGAAACTAttcctaacggtaagaggattTCCTTCGTACCAAGTTGCAATGGAAATTAACCAAAACGAATAGTATTTTGGAACAAAACTAACATTCCAAGTAAATATAGTAACACTACATTCTTGTTTAGTGTTTACAATCCTTGTGTTCTTCTAGCATCTGAGACATCTTCTCTGTTGTTTTGAAAGCAATGCGGTTTAACATACTCGTTCGCATTttagttttcttcttcctcactaGGTCCCTGTTTATTGGCATCGCACATAGCCAAAAAATATTTGACATAACCAAATACGGTGCTGTTGGAGACGGACGAACCGGTGCTGTTGGACACCAGCCACAGAAGGTGATTCAGTTCGACTGCGATAAGATTTCGTGTGGCTGTTATAATATTGTGATGGATCAGATTGATATAAAGTATTCAGTGGGGGATAAGATGATTTTTGCGTCTTGCAACAATTCCGAAGGAACTTCAATCGGAACGACGGTGCCTAATGTGCTTTGTTTGAAGAGTTCAGGGACGAAGCATGCGACGCCAACCGAGCCAGTTACACCAGCCACAGCGGACCCTAAGATACTCCCGCCTCCCTCTCCAATTAACCCTCCACCACTACCAATCATGCCACCACCGTTGCAGCCGGCACCTACCGTACCACTTCcctctccaccaccaccagtACCAACACCTGTACCAATCGTACCTCCGCCGGCGCCACCAGCGAAACCAATCAAACCATTGCCTTCGCCACCAATTGTGCCAATCATGCCATTgttgccaccaccaccaaaaccagtCATACCACCACCACTTGAACCTATCACGCCACCACCACCGGAAGACATCATACCGCTGCCGCCCGATGCAATTAGTCCACTCCCCTCACCACCTGAGCCACCAACCCCGCCCACGCCAGTGCCACATGCGGAGGGACAACTTGATATCATGGAGGCGCCAAGGGAGGGTGACGAATCAGATATATAGAACTTCAACAACAActatttttcttattactttgtGTAACAAATCAATTTTTACTGGAATTACCTTTTACTTGTAAACATAGAGCGAACCAGCAATCTTGTAGCATTTGTACCTAATATTTGAAAAATGTATTACTGTTACTTGTTCagctatatatacatattcctGCTTAATCATTAAAGGTTGATACAGAATGGAGTAGTGATTGGATAGCCTATGGAACACACCTATGGAGGAGCTGAATTTGCCAATTGATAGGTTAAGATTAATCTATATTTTATTAGAGAAGAATGAACATGTCGATCTAACAGCTGAATTTGTCAATTTGATGATTTAAGATTAATCTATATTTGACTAGAGAAGAATGGACTTGTCGATCTAGCATCTACAATCATGTTTGTATTTACGCTAAAATGCATTTGTATTAAATATGAACTAATACTATACATATTTTGTCGTAGCACGTGACATATGACATATATATGCACATGTGACATATGCACTCTAATGCTTGTAAATTATTATCCTCGTACAGATGTGGTCATGAAAATACGAATTACATCATTCCCTAACTTCTTTGATGCTGGATTTATCATATGGTACATTGGATTGCTTCACATGTTAAATTTCTGCAGGTTTCTGTATCTAGCTTTTATGACTTAAGGCTTGCATTGGTAAAACAAATGGTACGTAAAAGTCAATTTACATTCCTAACTGGAAGTCTAGAACCAGTTCTGCAGATTAAGCCAGCATTGCTAAGGTTGGAaggaagacaaaaataaataaatgatgaaATGGACAGACCACAAAGATTTGATGGGCAGCAAAAAACACCATGGATTGCATCATTGGATGGTGATAAAAGCTAGGAAAATGAAAGGGGAAGCAAAGATAGTGACAAGATCTTAGCCAGGACACTAAAGTGGATGAAAACTTAATGCAATgcatgtggtttttttttttttttttttttttgttttttgttttttttccactggtagtgctatccacacacttgttttcacttttcatacatttctgttaattttttgccgtatgatcgaatgaattgaagaagaacaATGGATAAAATTTAACAAAGGTGTGTGGaaggtaaaaataagtgtgtgaataacactaccctttttccacccaaaagtGAAAAACTTCACATCAATATCAACAAGtcaattagtattttatttgtGATGTGTGCTTCCTTTTTGAGTGAAAATATTTGTCATTGTACTACTAGAACCATGAGCCACTCTTGTGACTAATAGGGGCCTCTTTGTTAGCAAACTTTCTAATCTGATAAGCAAATGATTCTACCTGGTTCATTTGGTTGTAAATGAGTGCTAGGGTTAAGTTGAGCATGTGCACACGGACTGATTTCGACCCTTCATTATTCATAAGGTATGCAAGTAAAAAAGATCACAATCAGCTCAATAGTTGAGTAATTAATTGATCTTAATATTTCCCGAATTATCGGATAGATTCTTGAGTAAGGTTTTTGTACTACGTCACTTGTTCATCTAAGAAATATATATGAGCGCCTCATGCATATGAGTCCCACACATTTCCAATTTCAACCCTAATGCGATGCGCCACTTTTGTGTAGGATTGAACAGACGAATAATGTAATATGGAAGCTTCTACTCAAAAATATCTCCGATAATTCCCACGAAAGTGTTTGGGCCAACGAAAACCTATATGTGAAACCTTGTGGATTGAGCTTCAAGCCTTTATACTTTGTATATACGAGGACAATTTTTTAGCTTAAGAACTAGCTAGTTTTACTTTTGATGTAAAGTTTATGTGGGCATGTAATGTATAATTAATGTACAATTACATGTCAGAGAATCGAAGGATAGAGAATCTACATCAGAAGCCACATCACCACAAGAAGTACTTGAAGCCCAAACCCAAAGGTGTGCTTTGGAAAtacatctctctttcttttggcagatggaaagaaaatgaaaacaaaagatacccacaaaaacacaaaaaaaagccaaaatttTGACACAAATTTTTGTTTCTGAAGCTGTGTAGCTAGGCAAAAGAGAGGATGGAGGGGGGTGCCTTAAGAAGGTTTTTCAAAGctagaaaagcaaaagaaacagaaagaaaatcATGTTCTCAACTAAGAGAAGAAGATATATACTTTGCCCAAAGTACAAATCAAATCAAAGATCATCCCTTTGACTGCCTCGTTTGTCTATCTATGATGTTTACTCGTTTGATTTTCAAGCATGGACGAGTTTTACAAAAAACCCTAGCACCGGAGGTCCTgagtttttccttttctttatcaCTTTAGCATCGGATTTATTGTGTGTTAGTTGTGAACATAGAGTTTAAAATCATTATCGAATCGGAATCAAAGTTGGGATAATAATATCGAGAGATAATCTTTCATACATGACCAATAACTTCAACGGTGAAGTATTTATCTTACATTCATAATCAGAGTGAGAAACTGatcatcttttttctttttctaaattaaAGAAACAATTGTAACTTCTAAAGTAAAATTCATTATCATCAGTTTATGCGGTATTTGCCAGACAAATTAAAGAGAATGAGAAAACAAGAGCGTGAAATGTTCACACACATTAGCAGGATGAGGGGAAGaaaaagagtttaaatatcctaatcCCACTTCAACTAATACCAAGACCTTTTATGATAAAATCTCACACATGTCGGActgtgcaggtggtaattaatAAGTTTGGGAC encodes the following:
- the LOC126617212 gene encoding classical arabinogalactan protein 9-like, producing MRFNILVRILVFFFLTRSLFIGIAHSQKIFDITKYGAVGDGRTGAVGHQPQKVIQFDCDKISCGCYNIVMDQIDIKYSVGDKMIFASCNNSEGTSIGTTVPNVLCLKSSGTKHATPTEPVTPATADPKILPPPSPINPPPLPIMPPPLQPAPTVPLPSPPPPVPTPVPIVPPPAPPAKPIKPLPSPPIVPIMPLLPPPPKPVIPPPLEPITPPPPEDIIPLPPDAISPLPSPPEPPTPPTPVPHAEGQLDIMEAPREGDESDI